One Phocaeicola dorei genomic region harbors:
- a CDS encoding SusD/RagB family nutrient-binding outer membrane lipoprotein, whose translation MKSSKYISILCMGGLLSLASCTDGFESDNKINGSFDDIVKEYDFQKYTTNFETIQKGIYFNYDWGEGTTWPWQTFQNLNHDMFAGYFHDFASKFCDKNTVYALEAGWTASAWNYTYNYIFPVAHKSTLITQDEAKYKHFYGATLILKVEAMHRIADTYGPIVYSKFGKNEANSVDTQEEAYKAFFNDLDKAVEALDAYLKEGGKEDGVKSINMSNCPTASRWIKFANSLRLRLAMRVSNVNKALAASEAKKALENSYGVIESSAENIQISGKGYQNPLAGVAGWGETYMGATMASVLNGYEDPRISIYYSPATLADHTEEYLGVPQGVYAKDGDPNYYQSYSFINTKTIAASTPAVLLTAAEVWLLRAEASLRGINPKSESAKQCYETGVQASFDQWGAGDASLYLASKGKPTDYINYAAGPGKDMKALITTTPDFDDAANQEEQLEKIITQKWIACWPEGMEAWTEQRRTGYPKLFKVQTNNSNGTIDTDIMIRRLPFSQDDAKKDPEQYKNLCTALGGADNGGTRLWWDTGKNNF comes from the coding sequence ATGAAAAGTTCAAAATATATTTCAATTTTATGCATGGGCGGCCTCCTGAGTCTTGCCTCATGCACAGACGGATTCGAATCTGATAATAAAATCAACGGTAGTTTTGATGATATCGTAAAAGAATATGATTTCCAGAAATACACCACTAATTTTGAGACCATTCAAAAAGGTATTTATTTTAACTACGACTGGGGAGAAGGAACCACTTGGCCCTGGCAAACATTCCAAAACCTGAATCATGATATGTTCGCAGGATATTTCCATGATTTTGCTTCTAAATTCTGCGATAAAAATACGGTATACGCATTAGAGGCAGGATGGACGGCCAGTGCATGGAACTATACCTATAATTACATTTTCCCGGTAGCCCATAAATCGACGTTGATTACACAAGATGAAGCCAAGTACAAGCATTTTTATGGTGCCACCCTTATTCTGAAAGTAGAAGCCATGCATCGCATTGCTGATACTTATGGCCCCATTGTCTATTCTAAATTCGGAAAGAATGAAGCAAATTCCGTTGACACTCAGGAAGAAGCCTATAAAGCTTTTTTCAATGACCTGGATAAAGCCGTAGAGGCATTGGATGCTTATCTGAAAGAAGGAGGTAAAGAAGATGGAGTAAAAAGTATCAATATGTCCAATTGCCCGACTGCCAGCAGGTGGATTAAATTTGCAAATTCATTGCGCCTTCGTTTGGCCATGCGTGTATCTAATGTAAATAAGGCACTTGCCGCCAGCGAGGCCAAAAAAGCATTGGAAAACTCTTATGGTGTTATTGAATCATCCGCAGAGAACATCCAAATCTCCGGTAAAGGATATCAAAACCCGCTAGCAGGTGTCGCCGGCTGGGGCGAGACCTACATGGGAGCAACAATGGCTTCTGTTTTAAACGGTTATGAAGATCCACGCATCAGTATATATTACAGTCCGGCGACATTGGCAGACCACACAGAGGAATATTTAGGAGTGCCTCAAGGAGTATATGCCAAGGATGGTGATCCCAATTACTATCAAAGTTATTCTTTTATCAATACTAAAACAATCGCCGCATCCACACCCGCCGTTCTTCTGACAGCAGCGGAAGTTTGGCTCCTACGTGCCGAAGCATCTTTACGAGGTATCAATCCGAAAAGCGAAAGTGCAAAGCAATGTTACGAAACCGGTGTTCAAGCTTCATTCGACCAATGGGGCGCCGGAGATGCAAGCCTCTATCTGGCAAGCAAAGGCAAACCGACGGATTACATTAATTATGCAGCAGGTCCCGGAAAAGATATGAAAGCATTGATAACCACTACTCCCGATTTTGACGATGCAGCCAATCAAGAAGAGCAACTTGAAAAAATTATCACTCAAAAATGGATTGCCTGTTGGCCGGAAGGTATGGAAGCATGGACCGAACAACGCCGTACCGGATATCCGAAATTATTCAAAGTCCAAACCAACAATAGCAACGGTACAATTGATACGGACATCATGATTCGTCGCCTCCCCTTCTCACAGGACGATGCCAAGAAAGATCCGGAACAATATAAGAACCTTTGTACGGCTCTTGGCGGTGCAGACAACGGCGGTACACGTCTATGGTGGGATACAGGTAAAAACAACTTTTAA